Proteins encoded by one window of Blautia faecicola:
- a CDS encoding flavodoxin family protein yields the protein MKVLMLNGSAKKEGNTYQSLLEVGKELERQGIEYEIFQIGSQPVRDCIGCGQCNENGCVFADDKVNEFVAKAKEADGFVFGTPVYYAHPSGRILSFLDRVFYSSGRAFAFKPAASVAVARRGGCSASFDVLNKYYGICQMPVAGSTYWNMVHGCEPGEVKMDAEGMQTMRNLAKNLAWMMKCFEAGKVAGVSLPETERGNQTNFIR from the coding sequence ATGAAAGTATTGATGTTAAACGGAAGCGCAAAAAAAGAAGGCAATACATACCAGTCTCTTCTGGAAGTAGGAAAGGAACTGGAAAGACAGGGCATCGAGTATGAGATCTTTCAGATCGGCAGTCAGCCGGTGAGAGACTGTATCGGATGCGGACAGTGTAATGAAAATGGCTGTGTGTTTGCGGATGACAAAGTCAATGAATTCGTGGCAAAGGCGAAAGAGGCGGACGGATTTGTCTTCGGTACACCGGTCTATTATGCACATCCAAGTGGACGGATCCTGTCATTTCTGGACAGAGTATTTTACAGCAGCGGCAGAGCATTTGCCTTCAAACCGGCGGCTTCTGTAGCAGTGGCAAGACGCGGTGGATGCAGTGCTTCCTTCGATGTACTGAATAAATATTATGGCATCTGCCAGATGCCGGTAGCCGGCTCTACTTACTGGAACATGGTACACGGCTGTGAACCGGGAGAAGTGAAGATGGATGCAGAGGGAATGCAGACCATGCGGAATCTGGCAAAGAACCTGGCCTGGATGATGAAATGTTTTGAAGCCGGAAAAGTAGCAGGTGTGTCACTTCCGGAGACAGAGAGAGGAAATCAGACAAACTTTATCCGATGA